In one Bartonella grahamii subsp. shimonis genomic region, the following are encoded:
- the recA gene encoding recombinase RecA encodes MDKTKALDAALSQIERSFGKGSIMRLGQKEQVVEIETVPTGSLSLDIALGIGGLPKGRIVEIYGPESSGKTTLALHAIAEAQKGGGICAFIDAEHALDPIYARKLGVDLENLFISQPDTGEQALEITETLVRSGAVDVLVVDSVAALTPRAEIDGEMGDALPGLQARLMSKALRKLTAAIFRSNCMVVFINQIRMKIGVMFGSPETTTGGNALKFYASVRLDIRRIGSIKDRDAIVGNQTRVKVVKNKLAPPFKQVEFDIIYGEGISKVGELIDLGVKVGIVEKSGAWFSYNSQRLGQGRENAKQFLREHAEIAAEIEAALRQNAGLIAIELLENAGSANIESDEAI; translated from the coding sequence GTGGATAAAACAAAAGCTCTCGATGCTGCTCTCTCACAAATTGAACGTTCTTTTGGTAAAGGCTCGATTATGCGTCTTGGGCAAAAGGAGCAGGTTGTTGAAATTGAAACAGTTCCAACAGGGTCGTTATCCTTGGATATTGCTTTAGGGATTGGTGGACTACCGAAGGGGCGTATTGTTGAGATTTATGGACCAGAAAGTTCAGGGAAAACAACATTGGCTTTACATGCTATTGCTGAAGCACAGAAAGGGGGTGGAATTTGTGCTTTTATTGATGCAGAGCATGCGCTTGATCCTATTTATGCGCGTAAGCTTGGTGTTGATTTAGAAAACTTGTTCATTTCTCAGCCAGATACCGGTGAACAGGCATTGGAAATTACAGAAACGTTGGTTCGTTCTGGTGCAGTTGATGTGCTTGTTGTGGATTCTGTCGCAGCTTTAACACCGCGAGCGGAGATTGACGGTGAAATGGGTGATGCTTTGCCCGGATTGCAAGCGCGGTTAATGAGTAAAGCGTTGCGAAAATTAACAGCAGCAATTTTTCGCTCTAACTGTATGGTTGTCTTTATTAATCAAATTCGCATGAAAATTGGTGTGATGTTTGGTTCTCCCGAAACGACAACGGGTGGAAACGCTTTAAAGTTTTATGCGTCTGTTCGTTTAGATATTCGTCGTATTGGATCCATTAAAGATAGGGATGCAATCGTTGGTAATCAGACGCGCGTTAAAGTGGTGAAGAATAAACTGGCACCTCCATTTAAACAGGTTGAGTTTGATATTATTTATGGTGAAGGTATTTCCAAAGTAGGTGAATTGATTGATTTGGGTGTCAAGGTTGGTATTGTGGAGAAATCTGGTGCATGGTTTTCTTATAATTCTCAGCGTTTAGGACAGGGGCGTGAGAATGCAAAGCAGTTTTTACGTGAACATGCGGAAATAGCTGCAGAGATTGAGGCAGCTTTGCGCCAAAATGCTGGTTTGATTGCGATTGAATTGTTAGAAAATGCAGGGTCAGCAAATATAGAAAGCGATGAAGCCATTTGA
- a CDS encoding replication-associated recombination protein A, translated as MKKDFFTSSFDFQVNKNQPLAERMRPASLNDVVGQKHLIGEDGLLSRMVAAGSIGSMIFWGPPGTGKTTVARLLALETNFAFEQVSAIFTGVSELKKIFEFAQRRFISGDKTLLFVDEIHRFNRAQQDSFLPVMEDGTVVLIGATTENPSFELNAALLSRARVLTFLSHDHESLDMLLRRAEEVEGKILPLDNDARDVLIEMSDGDARVALTLAEEVWSIAPLGEILDVVALQKVIQRRAPIYDKGRDGHYNLISALHKSVRGSDPDAALYYLARMLDAGEDPLYIGRRLVRMAVEDVGLADPQALVICNAAKDAYDYLGSPEGELALAQACLYVATAPKSNATYLAYKAALRCARKNGSLPPPKHILNAPTKFMKEEGYGNGYCYDHDEPDAFSGQEYFPEKLGRQSYYKPVERGFEREIVKRLEWWKQLRKKRKNQK; from the coding sequence TTGAAGAAAGATTTTTTTACTTCGTCGTTTGATTTTCAAGTTAATAAAAATCAGCCACTTGCAGAAAGAATGCGCCCTGCTTCTCTCAATGATGTTGTAGGACAAAAGCATTTGATTGGGGAGGATGGTTTGCTTTCACGTATGGTGGCGGCTGGCTCAATTGGATCGATGATTTTTTGGGGACCTCCAGGGACGGGAAAAACGACCGTTGCACGTTTGTTGGCTCTTGAAACAAATTTCGCGTTTGAACAGGTTTCTGCTATTTTTACAGGAGTTTCTGAACTTAAAAAGATTTTTGAATTTGCGCAGAGGCGTTTTATATCTGGGGATAAAACACTTCTCTTTGTTGATGAAATTCATCGGTTTAACCGTGCACAGCAGGATAGTTTTCTTCCTGTGATGGAAGATGGTACTGTGGTACTTATAGGTGCGACAACCGAAAATCCTTCTTTTGAACTTAATGCTGCTCTTCTTTCGCGTGCACGTGTTTTAACATTTCTTTCTCATGATCATGAAAGTTTGGACATGCTTTTGAGGCGTGCTGAAGAAGTGGAGGGAAAAATTCTTCCCTTGGATAATGATGCCAGAGACGTTTTGATAGAGATGTCTGATGGTGATGCGCGGGTAGCGTTAACATTGGCAGAGGAAGTTTGGTCTATTGCACCATTGGGAGAGATTCTTGATGTTGTTGCTTTGCAAAAAGTTATTCAGCGTCGTGCGCCCATTTATGATAAAGGACGAGATGGGCATTATAATCTCATTTCAGCGTTGCATAAATCCGTTCGTGGATCTGATCCTGATGCTGCGCTTTATTATTTGGCACGTATGTTGGATGCTGGTGAAGATCCTCTCTATATTGGGCGAAGATTGGTTCGTATGGCAGTTGAAGATGTTGGTTTGGCGGATCCTCAAGCTCTTGTCATTTGTAATGCAGCAAAAGATGCCTATGATTATTTAGGATCACCAGAAGGAGAATTGGCTTTGGCGCAAGCATGTCTTTATGTTGCGACTGCACCAAAGTCAAATGCAACATATCTCGCGTATAAGGCAGCACTGCGTTGTGCGCGCAAAAATGGCTCTTTACCACCTCCTAAGCATATTCTTAATGCTCCTACGAAATTTATGAAGGAGGAAGGGTATGGAAATGGTTATTGTTATGACCATGATGAACCAGATGCTTTTTCAGGACAAGAATATTTTCCCGAAAAACTTGGGCGTCAGAGTTATTATAAACCAGTTGAGCGTGGCTTTGAGCGTGAAATTGTGAAACGTCTTGAGTGGTGGAAACAATTGCGCAAAAAACGTAAAAATCAAAAATAA
- a CDS encoding DegQ family serine endoprotease, with the protein MRYSFWVRIFFAIMMQISFDHVYAHVPQTQTEITLSFAPLVKKTVPSVVNIYAARQIRARSPFEGDPFFEQFFGRFQNKFPIRKQSSLGSGVIVDARGLIVTNYHVIKDASEIKVAFSDGREFESKIVLKDEATDIAILEVEEKDAQFPVLSLGNSDAVEVGDLVLAIGNPFGVGQTVTSGIVSAQARTRVGISDFDFFIQTDAAINPGNSGGALIDMKGQLIGINTAIYSRSGGSVGIGFAIPVNLVKVMLDTVKRGGKYFVPPYIGASFQNVTSDIAGGLGLERPYGALIIEVIKDSPAEKAGLKVGDVILSVQGVRVDSPDSLGYRLMTADVEHSLTLEYLRSGKTLKTQITLSSISETAFLKSEKITGDSPLAGAEVLDLTPQNSRRFHLPISAKGVVITNLDEMSNAAGIFQSGDILRVVNGHKIKTIHQLKKILMQARSRTWQLEYERDGMYIRQFIR; encoded by the coding sequence ATGAGGTATTCTTTTTGGGTGCGGATTTTTTTTGCAATTATGATGCAGATATCATTTGATCATGTATATGCTCATGTTCCTCAAACACAAACAGAAATTACTCTTTCTTTTGCTCCTTTAGTTAAAAAGACAGTTCCATCTGTTGTAAATATTTATGCAGCTCGACAAATTAGAGCACGATCACCTTTTGAAGGCGATCCATTTTTTGAGCAATTTTTTGGTCGTTTTCAAAATAAATTTCCTATTCGCAAGCAATCGTCATTAGGATCAGGGGTGATTGTTGATGCACGTGGTTTGATTGTTACAAATTACCACGTCATTAAAGATGCAAGCGAAATTAAAGTGGCTTTTTCTGATGGGCGGGAGTTTGAGAGTAAGATTGTGCTCAAAGATGAAGCAACTGATATTGCAATTCTTGAAGTCGAGGAAAAAGATGCTCAATTCCCTGTTCTTTCTTTGGGAAATTCTGATGCTGTTGAAGTTGGTGATCTTGTTCTTGCTATTGGTAATCCTTTTGGTGTTGGTCAAACAGTTACAAGTGGTATTGTTTCAGCGCAAGCGCGTACACGTGTTGGGATTTCTGATTTTGACTTTTTTATTCAAACAGACGCGGCCATTAATCCAGGGAATTCTGGTGGCGCTTTAATTGATATGAAAGGGCAGTTAATCGGAATTAATACGGCTATTTATTCGCGTTCTGGTGGTTCTGTAGGGATTGGTTTTGCTATTCCAGTTAATCTTGTAAAAGTGATGCTTGATACTGTTAAACGCGGTGGAAAATATTTTGTGCCGCCTTATATTGGGGCTTCTTTTCAAAATGTTACATCTGATATTGCTGGTGGTTTAGGTTTAGAACGTCCCTATGGTGCTCTGATTATTGAAGTTATCAAAGATAGTCCTGCTGAAAAAGCTGGATTGAAAGTAGGTGATGTTATTTTGAGTGTGCAGGGGGTACGCGTTGATAGTCCAGATAGTCTTGGGTATCGTTTGATGACAGCTGATGTTGAGCATAGTCTTACTTTGGAATATTTACGAAGTGGAAAAACTTTAAAAACACAAATAACACTTTCATCGATATCAGAAACTGCATTTTTAAAATCTGAAAAAATTACGGGTGACAGTCCTCTTGCTGGTGCTGAAGTGTTAGATTTAACACCGCAAAATAGTCGACGTTTTCATCTTCCTATATCTGCAAAAGGGGTTGTGATTACCAATCTTGATGAAATGAGTAATGCAGCTGGAATTTTTCAGTCAGGAGATATTCTACGTGTTGTAAATGGCCATAAAATTAAAACAATTCATCAGTTGAAAAAGATTCTTATGCAAGCTCGTTCGCGTACTTGGCAATTGGAATATGAACGTGATGGTATGTATATTCGCCAATTTATTCGTTGA
- the rplQ gene encoding 50S ribosomal protein L17 has protein sequence MRHSKSGRKLSRTASHRKAMFANMATSLIEHEQIMTTLPKAKEIRPIVEKLVTLGKRGGLHARRQAIAVLRDAGKVAKLFDTLAPRYASRNGGYLRIMKAGFRTGDNAPMAVIEFVDRDVEAKGAGDRARMEASENEKRTSS, from the coding sequence ATGCGCCATAGTAAGTCAGGACGCAAGTTGAGTCGTACTGCCAGTCACCGTAAAGCGATGTTTGCAAATATGGCAACTTCGTTGATCGAGCATGAGCAGATTATGACAACGCTTCCAAAGGCTAAAGAAATCCGTCCTATTGTTGAAAAACTCGTTACTCTTGGTAAGCGTGGTGGTTTGCATGCGCGTCGGCAAGCAATTGCAGTACTTCGTGATGCAGGAAAGGTTGCAAAATTATTTGATACGCTTGCGCCACGTTATGCATCACGCAACGGTGGATATTTGCGTATTATGAAAGCGGGGTTTCGCACCGGTGATAATGCGCCCATGGCTGTTATAGAATTTGTTGATCGTGATGTTGAGGCGAAGGGTGCTGGGGATCGTGCTCGCATGGAGGCTTCTGAGAATGAAAAGAGGACATCTTCGTAG
- a CDS encoding DNA-directed RNA polymerase subunit alpha yields the protein MIQKNWQELIKPNKVESCAHDNPNIISVIAEPLERGFGLTLGNALRRVLLSSLRGAAITAVQIDGVLHEFSSIPGVREDVTDIILNIKEIALRMEEEGPKRVVVYKEGPGVVKAGDISTVGDMKILNPDHVICTLDEDAEIRMEFIVNTGKGYVPSDRNCVDDARIGLIPIDSLYSPIRKVSYKVENTREGQVLDYDKLTLTIETNGAVNGEDAVAFAARILQDQLSLFINFEEPQKEPIEEADSELSFNPALLKKVDELELSVRSANCLKNDNIVYIGDLIQKTESEMLRTPNFGRKSLNEIKEVLACMGLHLGMEIPAWPPENIDDLAKRYEDQY from the coding sequence ATGATCCAGAAAAACTGGCAGGAACTTATTAAACCCAATAAGGTTGAATCATGTGCGCATGATAATCCAAATATTATAAGTGTGATTGCTGAGCCTCTTGAGCGGGGTTTTGGCTTAACATTAGGAAATGCACTTCGTCGCGTGTTGTTATCTTCGCTTCGTGGTGCTGCTATTACTGCTGTGCAGATTGACGGTGTCTTACATGAGTTTTCATCGATTCCGGGTGTGCGTGAGGATGTTACGGATATTATTCTGAATATAAAAGAAATTGCGCTTCGTATGGAAGAAGAAGGTCCTAAACGTGTCGTTGTTTATAAAGAGGGCCCTGGTGTTGTGAAGGCGGGAGATATCAGTACTGTTGGGGATATGAAAATTCTAAATCCAGATCATGTTATTTGTACTCTTGATGAAGATGCTGAAATTCGTATGGAATTTATTGTCAACACAGGAAAGGGGTATGTTCCATCTGATCGTAATTGTGTTGATGATGCACGTATAGGGCTTATTCCAATTGATAGTCTTTATTCACCAATTCGTAAAGTGTCTTATAAAGTGGAAAATACGCGTGAAGGTCAAGTTTTGGATTATGATAAATTGACCTTAACGATTGAAACGAATGGTGCTGTTAATGGAGAGGATGCTGTTGCTTTTGCAGCACGCATTCTTCAGGATCAATTATCGTTATTTATTAACTTTGAAGAGCCACAAAAGGAGCCTATTGAAGAGGCTGATTCTGAGCTTTCTTTTAATCCTGCACTTCTTAAAAAAGTGGATGAATTAGAACTTTCAGTTCGTTCGGCGAATTGTCTTAAGAATGATAATATTGTCTATATTGGTGATCTTATTCAAAAAACAGAATCTGAAATGCTTCGGACACCGAATTTTGGTCGCAAATCGTTGAATGAGATTAAAGAAGTCTTGGCATGTATGGGTTTACATCTTGGGATGGAAATTCCTGCGTGGCCGCCTGAAAACATTGATGATCTTGCAAAACGTTATGAAGATCAATATTAA
- the rpsK gene encoding 30S ribosomal protein S11 → MAKEATRVRRRERKNITSGVVHINSTFNNTMITITDAQGNAIAWSSAGAQGFKGARKSTPFAAQVAAEDCARKAQEHGMRSLEVEVCGPGSGRESALRALQSVGFVITSIRDVTPIPHNGCRPRKRRRV, encoded by the coding sequence ATGGCCAAGGAAGCCACACGTGTTCGTCGTCGCGAACGTAAAAATATTACATCGGGTGTTGTGCATATTAATTCAACATTTAATAACACAATGATTACTATTACTGATGCTCAGGGTAATGCAATTGCTTGGTCATCTGCAGGGGCTCAGGGGTTTAAGGGTGCGCGTAAATCGACACCTTTTGCTGCTCAAGTTGCTGCAGAGGATTGTGCAAGAAAAGCGCAAGAGCATGGTATGCGTTCTTTGGAAGTTGAAGTTTGTGGACCTGGATCAGGGCGTGAATCTGCTCTACGTGCGTTGCAATCTGTTGGTTTTGTCATTACTTCTATTCGTGATGTAACACCAATTCCTCATAATGGGTGTCGTCCGCGGAAAAGGCGGCGTGTTTAA
- the rpsM gene encoding 30S ribosomal protein S13 produces MARIAGVNIPTNKRVIIALQYIHGIGPKFAQEIVERVGIPLGRRVHELSDAEVLQIREAIDQGYQVEGDLRREVAMNVKRLMDLGCYRGLRHRRSLPVRGQRTHTNARTRKGPAKAIAGKKK; encoded by the coding sequence GTGGCTCGTATTGCTGGCGTCAATATCCCGACAAATAAGCGTGTAATTATTGCGCTTCAATATATCCACGGGATTGGACCAAAATTTGCTCAAGAAATTGTTGAAAGAGTTGGCATTCCCTTGGGGCGTCGTGTGCATGAACTTTCAGATGCTGAGGTGCTGCAGATTCGTGAGGCGATAGATCAGGGCTATCAAGTTGAAGGTGATCTTCGTCGTGAGGTTGCTATGAATGTTAAGCGTTTGATGGACCTTGGTTGTTATCGAGGATTGCGTCATCGCCGGTCTTTGCCTGTTCGAGGGCAGCGTACACATACGAATGCTCGTACACGTAAAGGGCCAGCTAAGGCAATTGCCGGTAAGAAGAAATAA
- a CDS encoding adenylate kinase, translated as MRVILLGPPGAGKGTQAKMLTEEYNIPHLSTGDMLREVIAKETEIGKKAKAVISSGALVPDSIVNQIVSDRIDGTDCVNGFVLDGYPRTVGQAEALQQILQSKNTRLNAVIELCVDEDVLIERMKKRVEETIAAGGQVRLDDNPVAFAKRLTEYREKTAPLSKFYSERGMLKVIDGMIGIAEVTRVIRDFLS; from the coding sequence ATGAGAGTTATTCTTTTAGGTCCTCCTGGAGCAGGAAAAGGTACGCAAGCAAAAATGTTGACTGAGGAATATAACATTCCTCATTTATCAACAGGGGATATGTTGCGTGAGGTGATTGCCAAAGAAACGGAGATTGGTAAAAAAGCTAAAGCTGTTATAAGTTCTGGTGCTTTGGTTCCTGATAGTATTGTTAACCAAATCGTATCAGATCGGATTGATGGAACTGATTGTGTAAACGGTTTTGTTTTGGATGGATATCCGCGAACTGTGGGGCAGGCAGAAGCATTACAACAGATTTTGCAGTCAAAAAATACACGGCTTAATGCTGTTATTGAGTTGTGTGTTGATGAAGACGTGTTGATTGAACGTATGAAGAAGCGCGTTGAGGAAACAATAGCGGCTGGTGGACAGGTCCGTTTAGATGACAATCCTGTTGCTTTTGCAAAGAGATTAACAGAATATCGTGAAAAAACAGCTCCCTTATCAAAATTTTATTCAGAGAGGGGAATGTTGAAGGTCATTGATGGAATGATTGGTATTGCTGAAGTGACACGTGTGATTAGGGATTTTCTTTCATGA
- the secY gene encoding preprotein translocase subunit SecY — MASAAEQFASNINFGTFSRATELKKRIWFTLSALLVYRFGTYISLPGINIDALRQTFEHHASGVLGLFNMFAGGAVGRMAIFALGIMPYISASIIVQLLTSIIPSLETLKKEGELGRKIINQYTRYVTVVLAILQAFGIAVALESGIGTGLQIVLEPGLMFRISSVITLVGGTMFLMWLGEQITSRGVGNGVSLIIFTGIVANFPSTFAQLLTAHSQADLSTFLLIGIILIAVLVIGLIVFIERAQRRILIQYPKRQVGNQMFQGDMSHLPLKLNTAGVIPPIFASSLLLLPATINNFSDKMPQWVQTISYALGHGQPLYMIVYAFLMAFFCFFYTAIVFNPSDTADQLKKHSGFIPGIRPGERTAEYIDYVLTRITVVGAVYIILVCLLPEFMISALQVPFYLGGTSLLIVVTVTLDTVAQIQGHLVAHQYEGLIKKSKLRGGRRNR, encoded by the coding sequence ATGGCATCAGCAGCAGAGCAATTTGCTTCCAATATAAACTTCGGTACCTTTTCGCGTGCAACTGAATTAAAGAAACGCATCTGGTTTACTCTGTCTGCACTTCTTGTATATCGTTTTGGTACTTACATCTCTCTTCCAGGTATTAATATCGATGCTTTGCGGCAAACATTTGAACATCATGCGTCGGGTGTATTAGGACTCTTTAATATGTTTGCTGGAGGTGCCGTTGGGCGTATGGCTATTTTTGCGCTGGGTATTATGCCTTATATATCGGCATCTATTATTGTGCAATTGTTAACATCTATTATTCCTTCTTTGGAGACTCTTAAAAAAGAAGGGGAATTAGGTCGTAAGATTATCAATCAATATACGCGTTATGTAACAGTAGTATTGGCAATTCTACAAGCTTTTGGTATTGCGGTTGCGCTTGAAAGCGGTATAGGGACAGGGCTTCAAATTGTTTTAGAGCCAGGTCTTATGTTTCGTATTTCTTCTGTTATTACACTCGTTGGGGGAACCATGTTTCTCATGTGGCTTGGCGAGCAAATTACGTCACGTGGTGTTGGTAATGGGGTTTCTCTTATCATTTTTACGGGGATTGTAGCCAATTTCCCTTCTACTTTTGCTCAACTTTTGACAGCTCATAGTCAGGCTGATTTATCAACTTTTCTTTTAATAGGAATCATCCTTATTGCTGTTTTGGTTATTGGGCTTATTGTTTTTATAGAGCGTGCGCAACGGCGAATTCTTATCCAATATCCGAAACGTCAGGTCGGTAATCAAATGTTTCAAGGAGATATGTCGCATCTTCCTTTAAAGTTGAATACTGCTGGTGTTATTCCACCTATTTTTGCTTCATCTTTATTATTATTACCTGCCACTATTAATAATTTTTCTGATAAAATGCCTCAATGGGTTCAGACGATTTCTTATGCTCTTGGTCATGGACAGCCGCTTTATATGATTGTTTATGCATTTTTAATGGCGTTTTTTTGCTTTTTTTATACAGCTATTGTGTTTAATCCAAGTGATACTGCGGATCAGTTGAAAAAACATTCTGGTTTTATTCCAGGGATTCGTCCAGGTGAGCGTACAGCCGAATATATTGATTACGTTTTGACGCGTATTACTGTTGTGGGCGCTGTTTATATTATCTTGGTTTGTTTATTACCTGAATTTATGATATCTGCATTACAGGTTCCTTTTTATCTTGGGGGAACGTCCTTGTTGATTGTTGTTACTGTTACACTTGATACGGTTGCTCAAATTCAGGGGCATCTTGTTGCCCACCAATATGAAGGGTTGATAAAAAAATCAAAACTTCGTGGAGGTAGAAGGAATCGATGA
- the rplO gene encoding 50S ribosomal protein L15, translated as MKLNELRDCKGATKNRKRVGRGIGSGTGKTGGRGVKGQKSRSGVSLNGFEGGQMPIYRRLPKRGFRNFFAKTYNEVSLGRIQLAVDAGKLNIEKPVDMIALKEAGIIRREKDGIRLLSDGDLKAKITFHVSGASQAARVKIEKVGGQIIFPDIAR; from the coding sequence ATGAAACTCAATGAACTGCGTGATTGCAAAGGCGCAACAAAAAATCGTAAGCGTGTTGGGCGTGGTATTGGTTCCGGTACGGGTAAGACTGGTGGTCGTGGTGTAAAAGGGCAAAAGTCGCGGTCTGGTGTTTCCCTTAATGGTTTTGAAGGTGGGCAAATGCCTATCTATCGTCGTTTGCCAAAACGTGGATTTAGAAATTTCTTTGCCAAAACCTACAATGAAGTTTCACTAGGACGTATTCAGTTAGCAGTTGATGCAGGTAAGTTGAATATTGAAAAGCCTGTTGATATGATTGCTCTGAAAGAGGCTGGTATTATTCGTCGTGAAAAAGATGGGATTCGTCTTCTTTCTGATGGCGATTTGAAGGCTAAGATTACTTTTCATGTTTCTGGTGCTTCACAAGCTGCTCGTGTTAAGATTGAAAAAGTGGGTGGTCAGATTATTTTTCCTGATATTGCTCGATAA
- the rpmD gene encoding 50S ribosomal protein L30 codes for MVQKKSQSGKTITVEQIGSPIRNSQIQRATLKGLGLNKMRRRRVLDDTLCVRGMIAQVRHLVRVIDEG; via the coding sequence ATGGTTCAGAAAAAATCGCAGAGTGGTAAAACTATCACGGTGGAGCAAATAGGAAGCCCTATTCGAAATTCACAGATTCAGCGTGCAACCTTAAAGGGGCTTGGACTAAATAAAATGCGTCGTCGGCGCGTTTTAGATGATACACTTTGTGTGCGGGGTATGATTGCTCAGGTTCGGCATCTTGTTCGCGTTATAGATGAAGGTTAA
- the rpsE gene encoding 30S ribosomal protein S5, with product MAQKERGEREERDNEFVDRLVHINRVAKVVKGGRRFGFAALVVVGDQKGRVGFGHGKAREVPEAVRKATESAKRGMIYVPLRSGRTLHHDLEGRHGAGRVLLRSASAGTGIIAGGPMRAIFEALGMQDVVAKSLGSSNPYNMVRATFDALKHQMHPRDIAAQRGIKYSTLQARRRYLVDLEG from the coding sequence ATGGCACAAAAAGAGCGTGGTGAGAGAGAAGAACGCGATAATGAATTTGTCGATAGGTTAGTTCATATCAATCGTGTTGCGAAAGTTGTAAAGGGTGGTCGGCGTTTTGGTTTTGCTGCTCTTGTTGTCGTTGGAGATCAAAAAGGGCGTGTGGGTTTTGGACATGGTAAAGCCCGTGAAGTTCCAGAAGCCGTTCGTAAAGCAACGGAATCTGCAAAACGTGGGATGATTTATGTTCCGCTTCGGTCTGGACGGACATTGCATCATGATCTTGAAGGTCGTCACGGAGCTGGGCGTGTTTTGCTACGTTCGGCTTCTGCTGGTACTGGTATTATTGCTGGGGGGCCGATGCGTGCTATTTTTGAAGCTCTTGGTATGCAGGATGTTGTTGCAAAATCACTAGGATCGTCGAATCCTTATAACATGGTTCGTGCAACATTTGATGCATTGAAACATCAAATGCATCCTAGAGATATTGCTGCTCAACGTGGTATAAAATACTCTACTTTGCAGGCGCGTCGTCGCTATTTGGTTGACCTAGAAGGATAA
- the rplR gene encoding 50S ribosomal protein L18, with protein MVSSKDIIQRRARRVRRRIKMVSHERPRLSVYRSNQNIYAQVIDDLRGCTLVSASTLESDLKKSLKSGADKKAAFAVGKLIAERAKQAGVNEVVFDRGAYVYHGRVKALAEAAREGGLNF; from the coding sequence ATGGTTTCATCTAAGGACATTATCCAACGTCGTGCAAGGCGTGTTCGTCGTAGAATTAAAATGGTTTCTCATGAACGTCCTCGGCTTAGTGTTTATCGTTCAAATCAGAATATTTATGCTCAAGTTATCGATGATTTGCGGGGATGTACACTTGTTTCAGCCTCTACTCTTGAAAGTGATTTAAAAAAGTCGCTAAAGAGTGGTGCTGATAAAAAAGCAGCTTTTGCTGTTGGTAAGTTAATTGCTGAGCGTGCGAAGCAGGCGGGTGTTAATGAGGTGGTTTTTGATCGTGGAGCATATGTGTACCATGGTCGAGTTAAAGCTTTAGCTGAAGCTGCTCGTGAAGGTGGTTTGAATTTCTAA
- the rplF gene encoding 50S ribosomal protein L6: MSRIGKKPISIPSGVTATVEGQLVKAKGPKGELSYVVNDEVLVKFEENIISVMPRDQSKDARSKWGMSRSMIENIFCGVKDGFEKRLEINGVGYRAALQGKDVQLSLGFSHDVVYKVPSGVTVTVPKPTEIVIFGIDKQQVGQVAAEIREYRRPEPYKGKGVKHADERIFRKEGKKK, from the coding sequence ATGTCTCGTATTGGAAAGAAACCCATTTCAATTCCTTCTGGAGTTACTGCTACTGTCGAAGGTCAGCTGGTTAAAGCAAAAGGTCCAAAAGGTGAGCTGAGTTACGTCGTCAATGATGAAGTCTTAGTCAAGTTTGAGGAAAATATCATATCAGTTATGCCGCGGGATCAGTCAAAAGATGCACGTTCTAAATGGGGTATGTCGCGCTCAATGATTGAGAACATTTTTTGTGGTGTGAAAGATGGTTTTGAAAAGAGGTTGGAGATTAATGGGGTTGGTTATCGTGCTGCTTTGCAGGGTAAGGATGTTCAACTATCTCTAGGCTTTTCGCATGATGTGGTTTATAAAGTTCCATCGGGTGTTACTGTAACTGTTCCTAAGCCAACAGAAATTGTTATTTTTGGAATTGATAAACAGCAAGTTGGACAAGTTGCAGCGGAGATTCGTGAGTATCGTAGGCCTGAGCCCTATAAAGGTAAAGGTGTTAAGCATGCTGATGAACGTATCTTCCGTAAAGAAGGTAAAAAGAAATAA
- the rpsH gene encoding 30S ribosomal protein S8, which produces MSMSDPLGDMLTRIRNALGRKKGKVVTPASKLRVRVLDVLQSEGYIRGYNQIDLGDGKAEIEIELKYFEGLAAIREISRVSKPGRRVYVSAKSLPQVANGLGISILSTPKGVMADHEAREQNVGGELLCRVF; this is translated from the coding sequence ATGTCTATGTCAGATCCTCTTGGTGATATGTTAACACGTATTCGTAATGCACTTGGTCGTAAAAAAGGTAAAGTAGTTACTCCAGCTTCGAAGCTTCGTGTGCGCGTTCTTGATGTTCTTCAGTCGGAAGGTTATATTCGCGGATATAATCAAATTGATTTAGGTGATGGGAAAGCTGAAATTGAAATCGAATTGAAGTATTTTGAAGGGTTGGCTGCTATTCGTGAGATTTCACGTGTGTCAAAGCCAGGTCGTCGTGTATATGTTTCTGCTAAGTCGCTCCCACAGGTGGCTAATGGCCTTGGTATTTCGATTTTATCGACTCCTAAAGGTGTCATGGCAGATCATGAGGCGCGCGAACAGAATGTTGGTGGAGAACTCCTTTGTCGTGTTTTCTAA